One genomic region from Pongo abelii isolate AG06213 chromosome 4, NHGRI_mPonAbe1-v2.0_pri, whole genome shotgun sequence encodes:
- the DAB2 gene encoding disabled homolog 2 isoform X2, with product MSNEVETSATNGQPDQQAAPKAPSKKEKKKGPEKTDEYLLARFKGDGVKYKAKLIGIDDVPDARGDKMSQDSMMKLKGMAAAGRSQGQHKQRIWVNISLSGIKIIDEKTGVIEHEHPVNKISFIARDVTDNRAFGYVCGGEGQHQFFAIKTGQQAEPLVVDLKDLFQVIYNVKKKEEEKKKIEEANKAVENGSEALMILDDQTNKLKSENKDILLVDLNSEIDTNQNSLRENPFLTNGITSCSLPRPKPQASFLPENAFSANLNFFPTPNPDPFRDDPFTQPDQSTPSSFDSLKSPDQKKENSSSSSTPLSNGPLNGDVDYFGQQFDQISNRTGKQEAQAGPWPFSSSQTQPAVRTQNGVSQREQNGFSVKSSPNPFVGSPPKGLSIQNGVKQDLESSVQSSPHDSIAIIPPPQSTKPGRGRRTAKSSANDLLASDIFAPPVSEPSGQASPTGQPTALQPNPLDLFKTSAPAPVGPLVGLGGVTVTLPQAGPWNTASLVFNQSPSMAPGAMMGGQPSGFGQPVIFGTSPAVSGWNQPSPFAASTPPPVPVVWGPSASVAPSAWSTTSTLGNPFQSNIFPAPAVSTQPPSMHSSLLVTPPQPPPRAGPPKDISSDAFTALDPLGDKEIKDVKEMFKDFQLRQPPAVPARKGEQTSSGTLSAFSSYFNSKVGIPQENADHDDFDANQLLNKINEPPKPAPRQVSLPVTKSTDNAFENPFFKDSFGSSQASVASPQPVSSEMYRDPFGNPFA from the exons ATGTCTAACGAAGTGGAAACAAGTGCAACCAATGGTCAGCCCGACCAACAGGCCGCACCAAAAGCACcctcaaagaaggaaaaaaagaaag gCCCTGAAAAGACAGATGAATATCTCTTAGCAAGGTTCAAAGGTGATGGTGTAAAATATAAGGCCAAGCTGATTGGCATTGATGATGTGCCAGATGCAAGAGGGGATAAAATGAGCCAAGACTCTATGATGAAACTAAAG GGAATGGCGGCAGCTGGTCGGTCTCAGGGACAACACAAACAAAGGATCTGGGTCAACATTTCCCTTTCTGGGATAAAAATAATTGATGAGAAAACTGGG gTAATAGAGCATGAACATCCAGTAAATAAGATTTCTTTCATTGCCCGTGATGTGACAGACAACCGGGCATTTGGTTATGTGTGTGGAGGAGAAGGCCAGCATCAGTTTTTTGCCATAAAAACCGGGCAACAG GCTGAACCATTAGTTGTTGATCTTAAAGACCTTTTTCAAGTTATCTATAatgtaaagaaaaaggaagaagaaaagaaaaag ATAGAGGAAGCCAACAAAGCAGTTGAG AATGGGAGTGAGGCCCTAATGATTCTAGATGACCAAACTAACAAACTGAAATCG GAAAACAAAGATATCCTGTTAGTGGATCTAAACTCTGAAATCGACACCAATCAGAATTCTTTAAGAGAAAATCCATTCTTAACAAACGGCATCACCTCCTGTTCTCTTCCTCGACCAAAGCCTCAGGCATCCTTCTTGCCTGAAAATGCCTTTTCTGCCAATCTCAACTTCTTTCCCACCCCTAATCCTGATCCTTTCCGTGACGATCCTTTCACACAGCCAGACCAATCGACACCTTCTTCGTTTGATTCTCTCAAATCTCCAGATCAGAAGAAAGAGAATTCGAGTAGCTCGTCTACTCCACTGAGTAATGGGCCCCTGAATGGTGATGTTGACTACTTTGGTCAGCAATTTGACCAGATCTCTAACCGGACTGGCAAACAGGAAGCTCAGGCAGGCCCATGGCCCTTTTCAAGTTCGCAAACCCAGCCAGCAGTGAGAACTCAAAATGGGGTATCTCAAAGAGAACAGAACGGCTTCTCTGTCAAATCCTCCCCGAACCCTTTTGTGGGAAGCCCTCCCAAAGGACTATCCATACAGAATGGCGTAAAGCAGGACTTGGAAAGCTCTGTCCAGTCCTCACCACATGACTCCATAGCCATTATCCCACCTCCACAAAGTACCAAACCAGgaagaggcagaaggactgctaaG TCTTCAGCCAATGACTTGCTTGCATCAGACATCTTTGCTCCTCCCGTCTCAGAACCTTCAGGCCAGGCGTCACCCACAGGACAACCTACAGCCCTGCAGCCCAACCCTCTGGATCTCTTCAAAACAAGTGCTCCTGCCCCAGTGGGGCCCCTGGTGGGTCTAG GTGGTGTAACTGTCACACTCCCTCAGGCAGGACCATGGAACACAGCATCTTTGGTCTTCAATCAATCCCCTTCAATGGCTCCGGGAGCCATGATGGGTGGTCAACCTTCAGGTTTTGGTCAGCCCGTCATTTTTGGTACAAGTCCAGCTGTTTCAGGTTGGAACCAGCCTTCACCCTTTGCAGCCTCAACTCCCCCTCCAGTGCCTGTTGTCTGGGGCCCTTCTGCATCTGTGGCACCCAGTGCTTGGTCAACAACAAGCACTTTGGGGAATCCTTTTCAGAGCAATATTTTTCCAGCTCCTGCTGTGTCCACTCAGCCCCCGTCCATGCACTCCTCTCTCCTGGTCACTCCTCCTCAGCCACCTCCCAGAGCTGGCCCTCCCAAGGACATCTCCAGTGATGCCTTCACTGCCTTAGACCCACTTGGGGATAAAGAAATCAAGGATGTGAAAGAGATGTTTAAGGATTTCCAACTGCGGCAGCCACCTGCTGTGCCCGCGCGGAAGGGAGAGCAGACTTCTTCTGGGACTTTGAGTGCCTTTTCCAGTTATTTCAACAGCAAGGTTGGCATTCCTCAGGAGAATGCAGACCATGATGACTTTGATGCTAATCAACTATTGAACAAGATCAATG AACCACCAAAGCCAGCTCCCAGACAAGTTTCCCTGCCAGTTACCAAATCTACTGACAATGCATTTGAGAACCCTTTCTTTAAAGATTCTTTTGGTTCATCACAAGCCTCT GTGGCTTCTCCTCAACCCGTATCTTCTGAGATGTATAGGGATCCATTTGGAAATCCTTTTGCCTAA
- the DAB2 gene encoding disabled homolog 2 isoform X1, whose amino-acid sequence MSNEVETSATNGQPDQQAAPKAPSKKEKKKGPEKTDEYLLARFKGDGVKYKAKLIGIDDVPDARGDKMSQDSMMKLKGMAAAGRSQGQHKQRIWVNISLSGIKIIDEKTGVIEHEHPVNKISFIARDVTDNRAFGYVCGGEGQHQFFAIKTGQQAEPLVVDLKDLFQVIYNVKKKEEEKKKIEEANKAVENGSEALMILDDQTNKLKSGVDQMDLFGDMSTPPDLNSPTENKDILLVDLNSEIDTNQNSLRENPFLTNGITSCSLPRPKPQASFLPENAFSANLNFFPTPNPDPFRDDPFTQPDQSTPSSFDSLKSPDQKKENSSSSSTPLSNGPLNGDVDYFGQQFDQISNRTGKQEAQAGPWPFSSSQTQPAVRTQNGVSQREQNGFSVKSSPNPFVGSPPKGLSIQNGVKQDLESSVQSSPHDSIAIIPPPQSTKPGRGRRTAKSSANDLLASDIFAPPVSEPSGQASPTGQPTALQPNPLDLFKTSAPAPVGPLVGLGGVTVTLPQAGPWNTASLVFNQSPSMAPGAMMGGQPSGFGQPVIFGTSPAVSGWNQPSPFAASTPPPVPVVWGPSASVAPSAWSTTSTLGNPFQSNIFPAPAVSTQPPSMHSSLLVTPPQPPPRAGPPKDISSDAFTALDPLGDKEIKDVKEMFKDFQLRQPPAVPARKGEQTSSGTLSAFSSYFNSKVGIPQENADHDDFDANQLLNKINEPPKPAPRQVSLPVTKSTDNAFENPFFKDSFGSSQASVASPQPVSSEMYRDPFGNPFA is encoded by the exons ATGTCTAACGAAGTGGAAACAAGTGCAACCAATGGTCAGCCCGACCAACAGGCCGCACCAAAAGCACcctcaaagaaggaaaaaaagaaag gCCCTGAAAAGACAGATGAATATCTCTTAGCAAGGTTCAAAGGTGATGGTGTAAAATATAAGGCCAAGCTGATTGGCATTGATGATGTGCCAGATGCAAGAGGGGATAAAATGAGCCAAGACTCTATGATGAAACTAAAG GGAATGGCGGCAGCTGGTCGGTCTCAGGGACAACACAAACAAAGGATCTGGGTCAACATTTCCCTTTCTGGGATAAAAATAATTGATGAGAAAACTGGG gTAATAGAGCATGAACATCCAGTAAATAAGATTTCTTTCATTGCCCGTGATGTGACAGACAACCGGGCATTTGGTTATGTGTGTGGAGGAGAAGGCCAGCATCAGTTTTTTGCCATAAAAACCGGGCAACAG GCTGAACCATTAGTTGTTGATCTTAAAGACCTTTTTCAAGTTATCTATAatgtaaagaaaaaggaagaagaaaagaaaaag ATAGAGGAAGCCAACAAAGCAGTTGAG AATGGGAGTGAGGCCCTAATGATTCTAGATGACCAAACTAACAAACTGAAATCG GGTGTTGACCAGATGGATTTGTTTGGGGACATGTCTACACCTCCTGACCTAAATAGTCCAACA GAAAACAAAGATATCCTGTTAGTGGATCTAAACTCTGAAATCGACACCAATCAGAATTCTTTAAGAGAAAATCCATTCTTAACAAACGGCATCACCTCCTGTTCTCTTCCTCGACCAAAGCCTCAGGCATCCTTCTTGCCTGAAAATGCCTTTTCTGCCAATCTCAACTTCTTTCCCACCCCTAATCCTGATCCTTTCCGTGACGATCCTTTCACACAGCCAGACCAATCGACACCTTCTTCGTTTGATTCTCTCAAATCTCCAGATCAGAAGAAAGAGAATTCGAGTAGCTCGTCTACTCCACTGAGTAATGGGCCCCTGAATGGTGATGTTGACTACTTTGGTCAGCAATTTGACCAGATCTCTAACCGGACTGGCAAACAGGAAGCTCAGGCAGGCCCATGGCCCTTTTCAAGTTCGCAAACCCAGCCAGCAGTGAGAACTCAAAATGGGGTATCTCAAAGAGAACAGAACGGCTTCTCTGTCAAATCCTCCCCGAACCCTTTTGTGGGAAGCCCTCCCAAAGGACTATCCATACAGAATGGCGTAAAGCAGGACTTGGAAAGCTCTGTCCAGTCCTCACCACATGACTCCATAGCCATTATCCCACCTCCACAAAGTACCAAACCAGgaagaggcagaaggactgctaaG TCTTCAGCCAATGACTTGCTTGCATCAGACATCTTTGCTCCTCCCGTCTCAGAACCTTCAGGCCAGGCGTCACCCACAGGACAACCTACAGCCCTGCAGCCCAACCCTCTGGATCTCTTCAAAACAAGTGCTCCTGCCCCAGTGGGGCCCCTGGTGGGTCTAG GTGGTGTAACTGTCACACTCCCTCAGGCAGGACCATGGAACACAGCATCTTTGGTCTTCAATCAATCCCCTTCAATGGCTCCGGGAGCCATGATGGGTGGTCAACCTTCAGGTTTTGGTCAGCCCGTCATTTTTGGTACAAGTCCAGCTGTTTCAGGTTGGAACCAGCCTTCACCCTTTGCAGCCTCAACTCCCCCTCCAGTGCCTGTTGTCTGGGGCCCTTCTGCATCTGTGGCACCCAGTGCTTGGTCAACAACAAGCACTTTGGGGAATCCTTTTCAGAGCAATATTTTTCCAGCTCCTGCTGTGTCCACTCAGCCCCCGTCCATGCACTCCTCTCTCCTGGTCACTCCTCCTCAGCCACCTCCCAGAGCTGGCCCTCCCAAGGACATCTCCAGTGATGCCTTCACTGCCTTAGACCCACTTGGGGATAAAGAAATCAAGGATGTGAAAGAGATGTTTAAGGATTTCCAACTGCGGCAGCCACCTGCTGTGCCCGCGCGGAAGGGAGAGCAGACTTCTTCTGGGACTTTGAGTGCCTTTTCCAGTTATTTCAACAGCAAGGTTGGCATTCCTCAGGAGAATGCAGACCATGATGACTTTGATGCTAATCAACTATTGAACAAGATCAATG AACCACCAAAGCCAGCTCCCAGACAAGTTTCCCTGCCAGTTACCAAATCTACTGACAATGCATTTGAGAACCCTTTCTTTAAAGATTCTTTTGGTTCATCACAAGCCTCT GTGGCTTCTCCTCAACCCGTATCTTCTGAGATGTATAGGGATCCATTTGGAAATCCTTTTGCCTAA
- the DAB2 gene encoding disabled homolog 2 (The RefSeq protein has 2 substitutions compared to this genomic sequence): MSNEVETSATNGQPDQQAAPKAPSKKEKKKGPEKTDEYLLARFKGDGVKYKAKLIGIDDVPDARGDKMSQDSMMKLKGMAAAGRSQGQHKQRIWVNISLSGIKIIDEKTGVIEHEHPVNKISFIARDVTDNRAFGYVCGGEGQHLFFAIKTGQQAEPLVVDLKDLFQVIYNVKKKEEGKKKIEEANKAVENGSEALMILDDQTNKLKSGVDQMDLFGDMSTPPDLNSPTSSANDLLASDIFAPPVSEPSGQASPTGQPTALQPNPLDLFKTSAPAPVGPLVGLGGVTVTLPQAGPWNTASLVFNQSPSMAPGAMMGGQPSGFGQPVIFGTSPAVSGWNQPSPFAASTPPPVPVVWGPSASVAPSAWSTTSTLGNPFQSNIFPAPAVSTQPPSMHSSLLVTPPQPPPRAGPPKDISSDAFTALDPLGDKEIKDVKEMFKDFQLRQPPAVPARKGEQTSSGTLSAFSSYFNSKVGIPQENADHDDFDANQLLNKINEPPKPAPRQVSLPVTKSTDNAFENPFFKDSFGSSQASVASPQPVSSEMYRDPFGNPFA, encoded by the exons ATGTCTAACGAAGTGGAAACAAGTGCAACCAATGGTCAGCCCGACCAACAGGCCGCACCAAAAGCACcctcaaagaaggaaaaaaagaaag gCCCTGAAAAGACAGATGAATATCTCTTAGCAAGGTTCAAAGGTGATGGTGTAAAATATAAGGCCAAGCTGATTGGCATTGATGATGTGCCAGATGCAAGAGGGGATAAAATGAGCCAAGACTCTATGATGAAACTAAAG GGAATGGCGGCAGCTGGTCGGTCTCAGGGACAACACAAACAAAGGATCTGGGTCAACATTTCCCTTTCTGGGATAAAAATAATTGATGAGAAAACTGGG gTAATAGAGCATGAACATCCAGTAAATAAGATTTCTTTCATTGCCCGTGATGTGACAGACAACCGGGCATTTGGTTATGTGTGTGGAGGAGAAGGCCAGCATCAGTTTTTTGCCATAAAAACCGGGCAACAG GCTGAACCATTAGTTGTTGATCTTAAAGACCTTTTTCAAGTTATCTATAatgtaaagaaaaaggaagaagaaaagaaaaag ATAGAGGAAGCCAACAAAGCAGTTGAG AATGGGAGTGAGGCCCTAATGATTCTAGATGACCAAACTAACAAACTGAAATCG GGTGTTGACCAGATGGATTTGTTTGGGGACATGTCTACACCTCCTGACCTAAATAGTCCAACA TCTTCAGCCAATGACTTGCTTGCATCAGACATCTTTGCTCCTCCCGTCTCAGAACCTTCAGGCCAGGCGTCACCCACAGGACAACCTACAGCCCTGCAGCCCAACCCTCTGGATCTCTTCAAAACAAGTGCTCCTGCCCCAGTGGGGCCCCTGGTGGGTCTAG GTGGTGTAACTGTCACACTCCCTCAGGCAGGACCATGGAACACAGCATCTTTGGTCTTCAATCAATCCCCTTCAATGGCTCCGGGAGCCATGATGGGTGGTCAACCTTCAGGTTTTGGTCAGCCCGTCATTTTTGGTACAAGTCCAGCTGTTTCAGGTTGGAACCAGCCTTCACCCTTTGCAGCCTCAACTCCCCCTCCAGTGCCTGTTGTCTGGGGCCCTTCTGCATCTGTGGCACCCAGTGCTTGGTCAACAACAAGCACTTTGGGGAATCCTTTTCAGAGCAATATTTTTCCAGCTCCTGCTGTGTCCACTCAGCCCCCGTCCATGCACTCCTCTCTCCTGGTCACTCCTCCTCAGCCACCTCCCAGAGCTGGCCCTCCCAAGGACATCTCCAGTGATGCCTTCACTGCCTTAGACCCACTTGGGGATAAAGAAATCAAGGATGTGAAAGAGATGTTTAAGGATTTCCAACTGCGGCAGCCACCTGCTGTGCCCGCGCGGAAGGGAGAGCAGACTTCTTCTGGGACTTTGAGTGCCTTTTCCAGTTATTTCAACAGCAAGGTTGGCATTCCTCAGGAGAATGCAGACCATGATGACTTTGATGCTAATCAACTATTGAACAAGATCAATG AACCACCAAAGCCAGCTCCCAGACAAGTTTCCCTGCCAGTTACCAAATCTACTGACAATGCATTTGAGAACCCTTTCTTTAAAGATTCTTTTGGTTCATCACAAGCCTCT GTGGCTTCTCCTCAACCCGTATCTTCTGAGATGTATAGGGATCCATTTGGAAATCCTTTTGCCTAA